The genomic window CGACGGGGCTCGAGGCGTTTCGTCTCGGTCGCTGGCGCTCCCTCGCTCAACGACCGGGGCTGTGGGTGGCCGTTCCAGGGTCCGGTCGTTGAGCGAGCGAGACGAAACGCGTCGCACCTGGCGTCTCAGCGGGGGTTCGGGGCGTTTCGTCTCGGTCGCTGGCGCTCCCTCGCTCAACGACCGGGGCTGTGGGTGGCGGTTCCAGGGTCCGGTCGTTGAGCGAGCGAGGAACGAGCGAGACGAAACGCGCCGCACCCGGCGTCTCAGCGGGGGTTCGGGGCGTTTCGTCTCGGTCGCTGGCGCTCCCTCGCTCAACGACCGGGGCTGTGGGTGGCGGTTCCAGGGTCCGGTCGTTGAGCGAGCGAGGAACGAGCGAGACGAAACGCGTCGCACCCGGCGTCTCAGCGGGGGTTCGAGGCGTTTCGTCTCGGTCGCTGGCGCTCCCTCGCTCAACGACCGGGGCTGTGGGTGGCGGTTCCAGGGTCCGGTCGTTGAGCGAGCGAGGAACGAGCGAGACGAAACGCGTCGCACCCGGCGTCTCAGCGGGCGTTCAGGGCGTTTCGTCTCGGTCGCTGGCGCTCCCTCGCTCAACGACCGGGGTGGGGCTGGTGCTCGCAAGGCCGGTGCTCCAATGACCGGTGGTGAGCAGGCGGCCTTCGATCGCCTCGCGGATGGATGCCGGCACCGGCGTCGGGCGGCGGGTCGCGGCATCCACGAAGACATGCACGAAGCGCCCGGTCGCGATCGGCTGGTCTTCGCCGGCTCGCAGGATGCCGAGCGCCCAGGTGACGCTCGTCGTACCGAGGCGTTCGACGCCGATGCCGACCTCGAGCGGCTCGGGGAAGCCCGCCGCGGCGTGGAACTCGCACGATGACGCCGCGCACAGCGCGATCGCCTCGCCGCCGACGGGCTCGAGGCCGCCCTCGCGGATCATGAAGGCGTTCACCGCGGTGTCCATCGCGGCGTAGTAGACGGTGTTGTTGAGGTGCCCGTACTGGTCGTTGTCGTTCCAGCGTGTCGCGAACGGCTCGCGCACCGGGTAGGCCGGCGCGCTCACTCGTCCACCCGCAGGGTCAGGCGGAACGCGACCCGTGCGCGGTCGGCACTCGGGGTGTCGCCCGAGATGAGGTCGGCGTAGGTGAACGATTCGGAGAGGCGCACCAGGATGTACGCGAGATCCGCGGGCGCGATGGCGCCGCCGAGCGGCGCGTCGCCGAGATCACGGCGCACGAGCCAGTCCGCCGTCGCGACGTAGCGGCGCTGGATCGGGCTCTCCTTCGTGGTGAGGAGCCGCAGCGCGCGGGCGGGCTCGCGGCGCAGGAACGACCGGAAGTACTCGGCGGTGATGAGGTCGTCCACGAAATGCGTGAGGATGCCGGCGATCCGGTCGCCGCCGGTGCGCGCGGCGTTGGCGTGCTCGGCCTGCACCAGTGTCGGTATCGCGAGCGACCAGAGCACCTCGCTCAGCAGCGCGTCGCGGTTTCCGACCCAGCGGAAGAGCGAGGTGCGGTCGACCCCGAGGCCTGCAGCGAGAGCCGTCATGTCGATGCGGCGTCCGGCGATGAGCGTGTCGCGCGCCGCCTCGAACGCCCGTCGCGCGTCGGGGTGCGCACCGCTCGCCAGGCGTTCCGACAACCAGGAGGGCGCGGCATCCGTCCCCACCGTCGCAATCGTGACAGGCGCAACCGTGGCGGGGGCGATCGTGATGGGCGCGGTGCCTGCCGGCGAGTTCGTCGGGGCGGTCGGGGTCATGCTCGAACTCTACCCGTCTGAGGGCCACATGCTGCAACGTTTCTGAGAGTGTTGTGCAACGTTCTAAAATATGATGCATACTCGAGCCGTACCGACGAAGGAGAGACGATGACGTTCACCTTGACCGAGCCGCAGGCCAGCCAGTCCGCCGAGGGAGCCCTCGCCGACGTGCTCGACGCCGATTTCTACGGGTTCCAGACGCTGCTCACGGATGTCGAGCAGCAGGCGCTGCGCGAGATCCGCGTGTTCCTCGAGACCGAGGTGCGGCCCTACGCCGACGACCACTGGGACCGCGCCGAGAGCCCTCGCCACCTCGTGCCCCGGATCGCGGAGCTCGGACTGTACGGCAACGCCTTCGCCGAGACGCGCGCGTTCGAGAACAGCAACGTGTTCCGGGGCTGGGTCGCGATGGAGATCTCCCGCGCCGATCCGTCGACCGCGACCTTCATCGGCGTGCACAGCGGGCTGGCGATGACCTCGATCGCCGTCGGCGGCTCCGACGAGCAGCGCGCGGAGTGGCTGCCGGTGCTCGCCCGCGGTGAGCAGATCGCGTGCTTCGGGCTCACCGAGCCCGGGCACGGATCCGACACCGCGAAGGGGCTCGAGACGACGGCCGAGCGCCGCGTCGGCCCGGACGGCACCGACGAGTGGGTGCTCAACGGCGCGAAGCGGTGGATCGGCAACGCCGCGTTCGCCGATGTCGTCGTGATCTGGGCACGGGACGTCGCCGACGACCAGGTCAAGGGGTTCCTGGTGCGCACGCCCTCGGTGGGCTTCGAGGCGACAAAGATCGAGCGAAAGCAGTCGCTGCGGACCGTCGAGAACGCCGACATCGTGCTGACCGACGTCGTCGTGCCCGAGCGCGACCGGCTGCAGCGCATCGACGGCTTCCGCGATCTCGCGGTCGTGCTGCGGCTCACCCGCGCCCAGGTGGCGTGGCAGGCGCTCGGCGTCGCCGTCGGCGCGTACGAGTGTGCGGTGGCCTACGCGAAGGCGCGCGTGCAGTTCGGCAAGCCGATCGCCTCGTTCCAGCTCGTGCAGCAGAAGCTCGCCGATGCGCTCGCGAACATCACCGCCTGCATCGGCATGTGCGTGCGGGTGTCGCAGCTGCAGGACGACGGCGAGCAGAAGGACCACCACTCCGCCATGGCCAAGGCGTTCGTCAGCGCGCGCGTCCGCGAGACGGTCGCCCTGTGCCGCGAGATCTGCGGCGGCAACGGCGTGCAGCTGGGCGGCCAGGAGCAGCTGGGCATCCCCGCGGGCTACGGCATCGCGCGGTACTTC from Microbacterium sp. ProA8 includes these protein-coding regions:
- a CDS encoding acyl-CoA dehydrogenase family protein; the encoded protein is MTFTLTEPQASQSAEGALADVLDADFYGFQTLLTDVEQQALREIRVFLETEVRPYADDHWDRAESPRHLVPRIAELGLYGNAFAETRAFENSNVFRGWVAMEISRADPSTATFIGVHSGLAMTSIAVGGSDEQRAEWLPVLARGEQIACFGLTEPGHGSDTAKGLETTAERRVGPDGTDEWVLNGAKRWIGNAAFADVVVIWARDVADDQVKGFLVRTPSVGFEATKIERKQSLRTVENADIVLTDVVVPERDRLQRIDGFRDLAVVLRLTRAQVAWQALGVAVGAYECAVAYAKARVQFGKPIASFQLVQQKLADALANITACIGMCVRVSQLQDDGEQKDHHSAMAKAFVSARVRETVALCREICGGNGVQLGGQEQLGIPAGYGIARYFADAEAVYTFEGTYDMNSLIVGRAITGIAAFV
- a CDS encoding thioesterase family protein, whose protein sequence is MSAPAYPVREPFATRWNDNDQYGHLNNTVYYAAMDTAVNAFMIREGGLEPVGGEAIALCAASSCEFHAAAGFPEPLEVGIGVERLGTTSVTWALGILRAGEDQPIATGRFVHVFVDAATRRPTPVPASIREAIEGRLLTTGHWSTGLASTSPTPVVERGSASDRDETP
- a CDS encoding QsdR family transcriptional regulator, with the translated sequence MTPTAPTNSPAGTAPITIAPATVAPVTIATVGTDAAPSWLSERLASGAHPDARRAFEAARDTLIAGRRIDMTALAAGLGVDRTSLFRWVGNRDALLSEVLWSLAIPTLVQAEHANAARTGGDRIAGILTHFVDDLITAEYFRSFLRREPARALRLLTTKESPIQRRYVATADWLVRRDLGDAPLGGAIAPADLAYILVRLSESFTYADLISGDTPSADRARVAFRLTLRVDE